Part of the Magnetococcales bacterium genome, TAGGTAAGGGGACGATTGACCACGCCGGTATAGCTTTCGAAGAAGAGAGGGTAACCCCAGTAGGCGAATATCACTCCCAAAAACGTGACCGTTGAGGCGGCGATAACCGTTTTCCCCCATTTGGTACGGCTGAAATTGGGCCTGTTCATCCTACTTCTCCTCGGGTTGAATGGTGGAACCAAACACCATTTTTTTAAACTCGCCGATGACCGTTTCACCGGCAGTAGCCAGATAGATGTGACCGATCAGAAAAATCATGAGAAAAAGACCGGTGATGTAGTGCAGAATCGCCAGGGGCCAAAGCCCGTCGAATCCAAGAAAGCTCTCCGGGGCATATTCCGGGAAGAAGAACAAAATACCCGTCACGATCAAGACCGGCATCGCCACGAACATCACCCCCAGATAGGTCAGCTGCTGCAAGGGGTTGAACTTGGAGCGGGCGGTTGCCGGAAACGGATGGTGGGCGTCCTGAAAGATGCCGACAGCATAAAAACGGGTCTGTTCGATCAGGCGTCCTATGAGCCCCTTCAACTCCGGAACATAATGCCGCCAGTTGCCGGAAAGAATGTTGCCCACAAACCAAGCCACATAACCCACAGCGAGCAGTATGCCGCAGCTGTTGTGGAGCAGCCGGGCGGTGTTGAAGGGAATCCAGGGAATGGCGCCGCTACCGGCAAACCGCATGGACATCCCTGAAAAGGTGAGGGCCAGGAAAAGCAGCGCATTGGTCCAGTGCCAGATGCGGATCCAAACCGGATAGAGTTGAATGTGTGTGTTCATTGTTTCCGCCTCCTGGCAGCAAGCCAGCGTCCGATACCGTGACCCATCACTCCCAGCAGGGTGAGCGCCAAGGCCGCAATTCCCGCCCCATCCAAAAAGCGGTGGCGGGTCATGCCGATGATGTAGGATTCGTTCATCACGATGCTGTTGATGAACCCCGCCTTTTGCCGTTCCTGGCTGACCCGATGCTGGTAGAGCTTGGTCAGGAGGAGGGAATCCTTGGTGTGGCAGGCGACACAATTTTTTTCCGCCCGGTCTGCCGTGAGGATCATATGGGAAGCGTCACTGCGATGGGTGGTATGGCACTCCACGCAACGGACTGATCGCCAGTGATGTTCTCTATTGGGCAGCCAGCTGTGGGCGACATCCAGATCGGCCAGGTCGGTAAAGTTGACCTGGGCTACGTGGGGTTTGTCGATCGTACCTGCACCGTGACAGGAGAGGCAGACCCTGTTGTGGTCGGCGACGATGTTGGATATCTTTTCGATCCGTTCCGCCCGTTGAAAGGCGTGGGGATCGTGACAGGAAAAGCAGTCGAAATTTTCCGGTTGGCGTTGGGCGTGCACGCTGCGATTGAACGACCGCTCGATCGCTTCGAACTGCTGGCGATCAAAGTTTTGGTTGGCGTCGTGGCACTCCAGACAGTGGAGAGATTCGAGCTTTGCTTGAGAGCCGTGGGGAATCTGCTTGAAACCGCTGCCGTGGCAGTCAAGGCACTCAAGTTGGCCGTGGTTGGAGGCAGCCATTTTTTTGGGGTCCACGGAGAGGTCCACCAGGCGACCGGTTTCCCGGTCCCGGTGGGCCAGGGTCTCCATGGCGTGACAGCGTAAACATTGATCGGATGGGTGAGGGGACTCATTGGCCCATGAAGGGCCTCCCCAGAAGAGGAGGCCCAGGACCAGAGCTGCTGTAAGCCTGGCGTTCATTGTGGATGGCGCCTTTCATCGCGCTTCTTGTATCCAGTGTCAGTCGTTTAGCCACGGTTCCACTCGCTTTGCGGGTTCATGGAGTCGTGCTCAGATCAGATGTCATGGCCCACCCGGCTGGGATCAACATAATCCCGGGCGGTCTTGCCCTCTTGATCTTGACGATCCAGGTCCGCTCCCCGGCTTACCAGCATTTTGAAGATCTCATGATGGTCGTTGCGGGCGGCAAACATCAGGGCGGTAGTGCCGTCTTCGTTGGTCTCGTTGGGATCGGCCCCGTGGTTCAGGATGGACTGTACCACATTGGTGTAGCCATTCTCAGCGGCCAGCAGGAGTGCTGTGCAGCCGCAGACGTGGCGGTAGTCCACCTTGGCACCGCTGTCGAGCAGGTTGGC contains:
- a CDS encoding cytochrome b/b6 domain-containing protein; the protein is MNTHIQLYPVWIRIWHWTNALLFLALTFSGMSMRFAGSGAIPWIPFNTARLLHNSCGILLAVGYVAWFVGNILSGNWRHYVPELKGLIGRLIEQTRFYAVGIFQDAHHPFPATARSKFNPLQQLTYLGVMFVAMPVLIVTGILFFFPEYAPESFLGFDGLWPLAILHYITGLFLMIFLIGHIYLATAGETVIGEFKKMVFGSTIQPEEK
- a CDS encoding cytochrome c3 family protein, encoding MNARLTAALVLGLLFWGGPSWANESPHPSDQCLRCHAMETLAHRDRETGRLVDLSVDPKKMAASNHGQLECLDCHGSGFKQIPHGSQAKLESLHCLECHDANQNFDRQQFEAIERSFNRSVHAQRQPENFDCFSCHDPHAFQRAERIEKISNIVADHNRVCLSCHGAGTIDKPHVAQVNFTDLADLDVAHSWLPNREHHWRSVRCVECHTTHRSDASHMILTADRAEKNCVACHTKDSLLLTKLYQHRVSQERQKAGFINSIVMNESYIIGMTRHRFLDGAGIAALALTLLGVMGHGIGRWLAARRRKQ